From one Rhodopirellula islandica genomic stretch:
- a CDS encoding two-component system sensor histidine kinase NtrB: MTFQRNQPADALPSLGQPIPPEFFRAIAESTVDWESWLSSTGQIRWVNRAVQRYTGYTPEECLKMSDYPLPLIVPEDRERMSHQWKEAAKGTTGNNIEFQVLHKDGATLWMAVSWQPMINRDGASLGFRASVRDVTERRRMREQLRLQNERLEQIVEARTAKIAQLEQHRLNMEKLAALGELAAGVAHEINNPLAGIRNAFALLKRHLPRRVKHYDKLDLIDKEIERIRGITHQMFQLYCPTQQKAVVFNIHRCLDDLMSLSLPMSRKWNVAVVLDCKRLEATDTLDTDLVHLREGELKQILLNLIHNAIQASAPGQTVRVEVFQQEEHLVVKVIDKGCGMDVDIINSIFDPFFSTKTTTVGQGMGLGLSVTRGLVEAMQGTIEVTSHPGEGTQFCVMLPRCLHTESEEN; this comes from the coding sequence ATGACGTTTCAACGAAATCAGCCAGCCGATGCCCTTCCAAGTCTGGGCCAACCAATCCCACCGGAGTTCTTTCGTGCGATCGCCGAGAGCACCGTCGATTGGGAGAGTTGGCTGTCATCCACCGGCCAGATTCGATGGGTCAATCGAGCGGTGCAACGATACACCGGCTACACGCCGGAAGAATGCTTGAAGATGAGCGATTACCCCCTGCCGTTGATCGTGCCGGAAGACCGGGAACGGATGTCTCACCAATGGAAGGAGGCTGCGAAAGGCACGACCGGGAACAACATTGAATTTCAGGTTTTGCACAAGGATGGGGCGACGCTCTGGATGGCGGTTTCCTGGCAGCCCATGATCAACCGAGACGGTGCATCGCTCGGGTTTCGCGCCAGCGTTCGTGACGTCACTGAACGCCGCCGAATGAGAGAGCAACTTCGTTTGCAGAACGAGCGATTGGAACAAATCGTTGAAGCCCGCACTGCCAAAATCGCTCAGCTCGAACAACATCGTCTGAACATGGAAAAGCTGGCGGCATTGGGCGAGTTGGCCGCTGGCGTCGCTCACGAAATCAACAACCCTTTGGCCGGGATTCGCAACGCGTTTGCGCTGCTGAAACGTCACCTTCCTCGTCGAGTCAAGCACTACGACAAACTCGATTTGATTGACAAAGAGATCGAGCGGATCCGAGGCATCACGCATCAGATGTTTCAGTTGTATTGTCCCACCCAGCAAAAAGCCGTCGTCTTCAACATCCATCGATGCCTCGACGACTTGATGTCGCTTTCGCTGCCGATGTCTCGGAAGTGGAACGTCGCGGTGGTGCTTGACTGCAAACGTTTGGAGGCGACCGACACTCTCGACACCGATCTCGTCCATCTCCGTGAAGGTGAGCTGAAGCAGATCTTGCTGAACCTGATCCACAACGCGATCCAAGCGTCTGCTCCTGGGCAGACAGTCCGCGTGGAGGTGTTTCAGCAGGAGGAACATCTCGTTGTCAAAGTCATTGACAAGGGCTGCGGCATGGACGTTGATATCATCAACTCGATCTTTGATCCGTTCTTCAGCACCAAGACAACCACGGTGGGACAAGGCATGGGGCTGGGTCTGTCCGTGACCCGTGGACTGGTCGAAGCGATGCAAGGCACAATCGAAGTGACCAGTCATCCGGGAGAGGGCACCCAGTTTTGCGTCATGTTGCCACGATGCCTGCACACGGAAAGTGAAGAAAATTGA
- the nhaA gene encoding Na+/H+ antiporter NhaA — MNHLEPRLPLPIQPIDRWLRPFARFLHIEATSGVVLVLCTAVALAAANSRWADAYLAIWQTELTLAVGGVVFSHSLHHVINDGLMAIFFFVIGLEVKRELAHGTLSDFRQATLPIAAAIGGMIVPAGLYLSMQYGQPGMQGWGIPMATDIAFVVGCLAILGSRVPHSLRVLLLSLAIVDDIGAILVIAIGYTESLDGRYLMLAACAIALVHFLARVGVRRFPPYVAVGILAWIALHESGVHATLIGVILGLMTPATPTLVPERFREYLHEKENEFQPQHWAQRSHRVEVVREVQQLTRETVSPLEYLEMTLHPWSAYLIMPVFALANAGVLIEPANVTDSVAIAVVIGLVVGKPVGIVLFSWLVIRAGMARLPHGLNWPVLISGSFLAGIGFTMALFIDGLAFGADGLDTAKTGVLLGSAVSALVGIGLLLWTLPKSNPTP, encoded by the coding sequence ATGAACCATCTTGAACCCCGCCTCCCGCTGCCGATTCAACCCATCGACAGATGGCTTCGCCCGTTTGCTCGTTTCCTCCACATTGAAGCGACCAGCGGCGTTGTGCTGGTTCTCTGCACCGCGGTCGCGCTGGCGGCCGCCAATTCGCGGTGGGCGGACGCCTACCTTGCGATCTGGCAAACGGAGCTGACGCTTGCCGTGGGAGGCGTGGTGTTCAGTCACTCGCTTCATCATGTGATCAATGATGGATTGATGGCGATCTTCTTCTTCGTGATTGGCTTGGAGGTCAAGCGTGAATTGGCACACGGCACGCTTTCAGATTTCAGGCAAGCCACGTTGCCGATTGCCGCCGCCATCGGTGGCATGATTGTGCCCGCCGGTTTGTATCTGTCGATGCAATACGGACAACCTGGAATGCAGGGTTGGGGAATTCCGATGGCGACCGATATCGCGTTCGTCGTTGGTTGCCTCGCGATTCTTGGTTCACGTGTTCCGCACAGTCTTCGTGTCTTGCTGCTTTCATTGGCGATCGTCGATGACATTGGCGCGATCTTGGTGATTGCGATTGGATACACCGAATCGCTTGACGGGCGTTATTTGATGCTGGCCGCCTGCGCCATTGCTCTCGTTCACTTCCTCGCGAGAGTGGGCGTGCGTCGTTTTCCACCTTATGTCGCAGTGGGAATCCTCGCCTGGATCGCACTGCATGAATCCGGGGTGCATGCGACTTTGATTGGCGTGATTCTGGGATTGATGACTCCGGCTACGCCAACACTCGTTCCCGAACGTTTTCGCGAATATTTGCACGAAAAGGAAAACGAGTTTCAACCACAGCATTGGGCCCAACGCTCCCATCGAGTGGAGGTGGTGCGAGAGGTTCAGCAATTGACCCGAGAAACGGTTTCACCGCTGGAATACCTGGAAATGACGCTGCACCCTTGGTCGGCCTATCTCATCATGCCGGTGTTCGCGCTCGCAAATGCGGGTGTGCTGATTGAGCCTGCCAATGTAACCGATTCCGTTGCGATCGCTGTCGTGATCGGCTTGGTGGTTGGCAAACCGGTCGGCATTGTCTTGTTCAGTTGGTTGGTGATCCGCGCTGGAATGGCTCGGTTGCCCCATGGGCTGAACTGGCCCGTGCTTATCTCCGGCAGTTTTCTCGCAGGGATCGGATTCACCATGGCGCTGTTCATCGACGGCTTGGCGTTCGGAGCGGATGGGCTGGACACCGCGAAAACCGGCGTCCTGCTGGGCTCCGCGGTCAGTGCGCTCGTCGGGATCGGTTTGCTGCTTTG